Genomic DNA from Streptomyces venezuelae:
AAGTCCGTGCCGGCGCGGTTCGGCATCCCCGCCGCGATCCGGGGCGCCCGCGCCTGCCATCTGGTGACGACGGCGCTCTTCGTCTGGTACGCGGCGTCCACCGACGCGGGCGTGTTCTTCTGGCTCGGTCTCGCGATCGTCGCCGGAGCGTTTGTCTACGAGCACTCGATCGTGCGCCCGCACGACCTCTCCCGTCTGAACCGTGCCTTCTTCCAGGTGAACGGATTCATCGGGATCGCCCTGTTCGCGTGCGCGCTGCTCGATCTGCTCGTACGCGGCCTCACCGTCTGAACGGCCCGAAGATAGGCTTCGCAGCGTGAACCCAGGAGATACACAGCGTAGGCCTTGGATCGTGGGGGTCTCGGGTGCCTCGGGCACTCCGTACGCCGCCGCCGTGCTGCGTGCGCTGCTCGCGGCGGGGGAGAGCGTGGACCTCGTCGTGTCCCGGGCCTCGCGGCTGACGCTGCTCGACGAGACGGGCATCGCCTTCCGGGACGCGCACTGGCGGGACGACCTGCGGCAGTGGCTGGGGCGCGGCGCGGACGGCAAGCCGGGGGTGTTCGACCCGGACGTGTCCGACGTGCGGTACTGGTCGGCCGGTGACCTGGCGGCGGGACCTTCCTCCGGGTCGTACGCGACGAAGGGGATGCTGATCGTGCCGACGTCCACGGCGTGCGTGGCCGGGGTGGCGCTGGGGCTCTCGAAGGATCTGCTGCAGCGGTCGGCGAGCGTGACGCTGAAGGAAGGCCGACGGCTCGTGGTCTGCGTACGCGAGACGCCGCTGAACGGTCAGACGCTGAAGCACTTGGTGAGCCTGGACGAGGCGGGCGCGATCGTGCTGCCCGCCTCTCCGGCGTTCTACGCGGGGGCGACGCACATCCAGGATCTGGTGGACTTCGTCGCCGGGCGGGTGCTGGACGCGGCGCGGGTGCCGCACAGCCTGTACCGCCGGTGGGAGGGAGAGCTGGGCTCCGGCTCCCAGGGGGGTTAGCGCTTCTTGGCGGCTCGCTTCGCGCGGGCCTTGGGCGCGGCGGTCTTGTGGGCACGCGAGCGGTTGGCCAGGTCCTGGAGCTCGCG
This window encodes:
- a CDS encoding UbiX family flavin prenyltransferase → MNPGDTQRRPWIVGVSGASGTPYAAAVLRALLAAGESVDLVVSRASRLTLLDETGIAFRDAHWRDDLRQWLGRGADGKPGVFDPDVSDVRYWSAGDLAAGPSSGSYATKGMLIVPTSTACVAGVALGLSKDLLQRSASVTLKEGRRLVVCVRETPLNGQTLKHLVSLDEAGAIVLPASPAFYAGATHIQDLVDFVAGRVLDAARVPHSLYRRWEGELGSGSQGG